The following coding sequences lie in one Arachis ipaensis cultivar K30076 chromosome B03, Araip1.1, whole genome shotgun sequence genomic window:
- the LOC110269946 gene encoding triacylglycerol lipase SDP1-like: MPGRTTPHDFQYHSPRVTTPDRSSSESDQRENGNKVFTNGSSIMVTEGDLLQPERIHNGIVFNVIKKEDLSPSSRSHDSFSNEVAESIQIYCPGKEMDTASTVSDSENGDNETITLDNNSEVDSSADLGKDKTVADR; the protein is encoded by the exons ATGCCGGGTCGTACTACGCCTCACGATTTTCAATATCACAGTCCCAGGGTGACAACACCGGATAGGAGCTCCTCAGAATCCGACCAGAGGGAAAACGGCAACAAGGTTTTCACGAATGGATCTAGCATAATGGTAACTGAAGGCG ATCTTTTGCAGCCTGAAAGGATCCATAATGGGATTGTGTTCAATGTTATCAAGAAAGAAGACTTGTCACCTTCAAGTAGGAGTCATGATAGTTTTAGCAATGAAGTCGCCGAGTCTATCCAAATTTATTGTCCAGGGAAGGAGATGGACACTGCTAGCACAGTTTCTGATTCCGAAAATGGCGACAATGAAACAATTACCCTAGACAACAACTCCGAAGTTGATTCCAGTGCCGATTTGGGTAAGGATAAAACCGTTGCTGACCGTTAA